A single region of the Maylandia zebra isolate NMK-2024a linkage group LG17, Mzebra_GT3a, whole genome shotgun sequence genome encodes:
- the LOC143413195 gene encoding uncharacterized protein LOC143413195: protein MTVETMFSCNTSAIKDWSYFLSQILPLMNKTTASALSMVNIDKAEAVTTTVVTSLQPDGAMSASNPPIDSNHTSGMEHVFQYSYSESDLLYTDYRTPERDPMPLPKAVLYLVMAALVVVAVAYAIVGHLVKDVVNDFVGGGRSIVGEGDGTDTSEPDWVFGSRRAANRNKTEVNSITNTMNEMSERPPLVEMSYISLNHTNHLSSNRQEEVVVTIDETLQQQPPNTPSGT, encoded by the exons ATGACGGTGGAAACGATGTTTTCATGCAATACGAGTGCCATAAAGGACTGGAGCTACTTTCTGTCTCAGATATTGCCTTTGATGAATAAAACTACAGCCTCCGCTTTGTCGATGGTCAACATCGACAAGGCGGAGGCTGTGACGACCACTGTGGTGACATCCTTGCAGCCGGACGGCGCCATGAGCGCGAGTAATCCCCCTATCGACTCCAACCATACCTCGGGCATGGAGCACGTCTTTCAGTACTCGTACTCGGAGAGTGACCTGCTGTACACGGACTATCGGACACCGGAGAGAGATCCCATGCCTCTTCCCAAAGCGGTGCTCTATCTGGTCATGGCAGCGCTGGTAGTAGTGGCAGTGGCGTATGCGATAGTTGGACACCTGGTCAAAGATGTGGTGAATGACTTCGTCG GTGGAGGCAGGTCGATTGTTGGGGAAGGTGACGGTACAGACACCAGTGAACCAG ACTGGGTGTTTGGCTCTCGCCGTGCTGCCAACCGCAACAAGACCGAGGTTAACTCAATCACCAACACCATGAATGAGATGAGTGAGAGGCCCCCGCTGGTGGAAATGAGCTACATATCCCTGAACCACACCAACCATCTGAGCTCCAACAGACAGGAGGAGGTAGTGGTCACCATAGATGAGACACTACAGCAGCAACCTCCAAACACTCCCTCTGGGACTTAA